The segment GACGGTGTTCACAACGACGAACTTAAGCTCGCCGAAGCCGAGGGGCATGGCCTCGAAGAGCCCTCTGAGAAGGTCGTCAAAGGGCGAACCGCCGTAGTAGTTCTCACTCCTGTTGCTCGCCACAACGAGATCGCCTTTGACTATTGGTCTTCCGAGCAGGTTCCCCTTGACCATTTCACCTGGCAACTGGATGAAGACGCCCTTCTGGGCAGGCGCCAGAACGACTTTCTTGGCCTCCTGAACCTCGGCCTTGGCGACCGTGACGTAGTCTCCTATGCTTACCCCGGTGTTTCTCCGGATGTAACCGTCCATCCTTACTATGTCAAGTCCTTTGTCATCGGGGTGCGGGTTGGCTACTATTGCCGCGGTTGAGCGCTCTCCGATTAGTTCAACGATGTCGCCAGGCTCCACACCCAGTTGCTTCTGATACTTCCTGTCAAAGCGGACGATCCCCCTGCCAACGTCCCTTTTCAAAGCTTCTGCAACGCGGAGCTTGATTTTCTCATACTTTTCATCCCCTTTACCGAAGATCATCTCAACCCCTCCTCTGTCTTTCTATTGCCTCTTCAAGCGTGAGGTTTCCTAGGGCCACTTCCCTGGCCAGACCAGACGATATCGTGATGTTCCCGCTCAGCTCGCGGCTTTTCCTTTTTATATGCTCGATCTCGTGCTTCGTCGGCTCCCCAACATCAAGGAGGCACCTATACTCGTATTTCTTCCCTCCCGGAGTCCGATGTTTATGGCCGCGACTATGTCCTGAACTTGTGAGACGTCTAATCCCCCCACCTTGGGTGTTGTCCTCCTCTCGTTCACAACTATGATGGGGTGATCGTAACCGAGGGTCTCTCCGAGGGCCTTCAGCATTATTATCCTCTGTCTCTTCGCCCCGTGGCCTATCTTTATCCTCGAACTGGGGTACTTCTCAAGCAGCTCCGTTATAACCCTGACATCCCGGGGATTGCGCAGGTGGTACACTTCGAGCACGCGGTTGTCGGCTATAACACTTACCCCCGGCCTTTCCCCGGGGTCTATGGCTATGTAGACTCTCCTGAAGCGGCCCGTTCCGTTGAGTCTCATGAGCAGCTCGTCGATGAATCCCTCCCTCACGATCACTTTGGCAGGGAATTCCATTCTTTCGTATTCCTCCTTGGAGGTCAGCACAACCTCTACATCCAGCGGAATCTCATCTTCTGAGCCGAGGCTGTGAAAGGGAATCCCGTACTCCTTCAGGGTCTTCGCCGCCCGATAATATATCCTCGCGTCCCCCGTTACAATCGCAACCCTCATGGTAAGCACTTGGAGGCACTGATTAAAAACCTTTCTTAAGGCGCTTATTTGAGAATAAGTCCCATTGGGTCTCCTTTAGCTTGGAAAAAAGTTTTTAAGTTCCTCCCACCGAGTAGAAATGGGGATGGGAATGGAACCTCCCAAGAAAAAGAAGAAGCTTGACGAGTTTGAGGAGGAACCCCTTGAGGATGAGTGGGAGCTTGAGGATAGCGATTTCGACGAGGACGACTGGGAAGACGAGGATTGGGACGAAGACGATGAATGGTGAGCTTTGGCTTTTATGGAGGTGATTTTATCTCTCCTGATCAGTAGGCTGTGTTTGAAGGGAGTTTTCATTCGATTTTTTACCGCGGTCTTTTATCAGCTTCCAAAATCCACAAGATTCTTTCTGCTGCAGAGGGGGTTGTTGTTAGCCCATCAGGGCTCCCCCAGTCCAACGAGGGAGTCACTCATCATGAGGAATAAGCGGCCGTCTATGATCTCATCAACGATGTGGTGGAAAACGGTGGGGGGTGTTTCTGCCAGGTAGGAGCAGGTAGAAAGGATCTCAGGTTGATTGGTAATCTAATGTGCCCTGCTTACCATTCATAGCAGAAAAGGGCATCAATGTGGCACAGAAGTCACACTGTCCGGTGAAAACAGGGGAGAATAAGAACAGGGAAATCATTCAAGCTTCTCAAGCTCGTATATCCTTGCGTCCTTCCGCCGGAGTTCCCGCTTCGCGAAGCGCCGGGCCTCATCCGCTGTTTCGGTTTCAAAAACTATCGTCTGGCCGTGTTTTTCCCCACCGTAGAGTGTCAGGGACCACTTCATGATATCACCAGCGGCTTTTGTCATTCGTTCAAAGTTTATAAGTCTAACGGGGGAATATAGACATGAAGTTGATGATTCGATAAGAGAATTTAAAGTCAATTATCAGAACGGCAGAAAAGAGTGGAGGTGTGAGGCTTCCTCTTCGGGAGGTAGGGAGGAGAGAGGTATTCAGGTTAATGAGGTGCGTTTTGTCACGAGCCTGCTCAACTCCCCCAACTGAGTTTAAGAGGTGGTTCCGTTAGGTGATTGAAGCCATAGGGGAGATTTGGGATATGAAGTCAAGATAGTTGATATATCCCACTCACTCTCATATGGGAGAAAAGGGAAGGCCATTAATCACTCCGTATCACAATCTCAATCTTCTCCCCCTCACGGTAGCCCTTCATGGCCGAGAGCATACCCTTAACAGTCTTCTCGACCAGATCCTGCACCCAGTCCTTCATCGGGAGAACCTGGCCGTCGATTTTGACCGTTACTTTGGGCTTTGAACTGAGAACAACGCAGTCCTTTAGAGTCTTCTCTCCAGCAACTATCATCCTAGCCATCTCCCCACAGGTGAAGCCGCACATGCCGCAGTCTATGTTCGGGAGCATAAAGGCGCGCTTCTCCACGATGTCCACAAGCCTCTCGGGCTCCTTTGTGGCATCTACAACCGGCAGGCCGTCAATATTTTCCATACCAGAGGATGCTATGACTCCGCTCACTGCTATCGCCAGTCCATCGTTCAGCTCCTTCACATCCTCCTCGCTCCCCGCACATATCACCTTGGGGACGTGCTTTATCGATTTGAAACCCTCAAGTAGAATGAAGTCAGCATTGACCATTGAAAAGAGCGCATTTATGTCCCTCGCCCTAAAGAGAAGCGCATCTGTATCGTTTGCCCTCACAAGAACCGAATCGACCACATGGGAAAAACGCCAGGTGTCCGTTCCTTCCCTGTCGAAGTCGGCGTGCATACTCTTAGCTATCACCACACGGTAACCGTGCTCCTTCAGGACTCTGGCGACGGCCTCTACCGTCGTCGTTTTTCCACTTTTCTTGAAGCCAACGAAGGCAACGGCCCTCATAACACCACCTCAGAGGAGCATTAACCAGTTCATGTCCTCGATTTTAACCACAAGCCCCTTCGCCCGGTTCCCGGCTATGTCCACAATGTCCCTCAGTAGGATAACCTCCTCGTCGAAGTCCTCGAGGATTCCGGTGAACGAGTGCTCGTTGCTGACAGAGAGGGCAACGCGCTTTCCCTTCCAGCTTTCAAGCGTCCTGTCGAGGAGGTACTGCTTTTCACCCATCCCCTCACCTCCAGAAAGCAAAAGTCTATAAGGCTTTTAACGGTTTCCGGTTCGGTGATAGAATGAGGTTCATGACGAAGAATGAGGCGGTTAAGAGGTCGTTTCTCGAGGACTTGAAGAGGGAAGGAATAAAGTTCGAACTCAGCGAGAGGCTCTCCTATGAGAGCTTCGTTGGATACATGCTCGAGGGCACGCTTGAGGAAATAAGGGCACAGATAGACGCTATTGAAGGAGCCGACAGGGAGGCCCTCACAGAGGGTTTCACATCCTTCAAAGAGAACCTCAACCACATTCTAGAGCACATAAAGGTCGGCGAGAAGTTTGAGGTTCTTCTTAACGAGGGACCGTGGGTGGCTGAAATCCTCGACCAGCTAACGAGGAATGGGGCAATAAACTACGAAGAG is part of the Thermococcus sp. genome and harbors:
- the mobB gene encoding molybdopterin-guanine dinucleotide biosynthesis protein B produces the protein MRAVAFVGFKKSGKTTTVEAVARVLKEHGYRVVIAKSMHADFDREGTDTWRFSHVVDSVLVRANDTDALLFRARDINALFSMVNADFILLEGFKSIKHVPKVICAGSEEDVKELNDGLAIAVSGVIASSGMENIDGLPVVDATKEPERLVDIVEKRAFMLPNIDCGMCGFTCGEMARMIVAGEKTLKDCVVLSSKPKVTVKIDGQVLPMKDWVQDLVEKTVKGMLSAMKGYREGEKIEIVIRSD
- a CDS encoding AAA family ATPase — encoded protein: MIFGKGDEKYEKIKLRVAEALKRDVGRGIVRFDRKYQKQLGVEPGDIVELIGERSTAAIVANPHPDDKGLDIVRMDGYIRRNTGVSIGDYVTVAKAEVQEAKKVVLAPAQKGVFIQLPGEMVKGNLLGRPIVKGDLVVASNRSENYYGGSPFDDLLRGLFEAMPLGFGELKFVVVNTVPKGIVQITYNTEVEVLPQAVEIREEAIPEVTYEDIGGLSDAIQKIREMVELPLKHPELFERLGIEPPKGVLLYGPPGTGKTLLAKAVANEANAHFIAINGPEIMSK
- a CDS encoding LSm family protein, with translation MGEKQYLLDRTLESWKGKRVALSVSNEHSFTGILEDFDEEVILLRDIVDIAGNRAKGLVVKIEDMNWLMLL